A section of the Thermodesulfobacteriota bacterium genome encodes:
- a CDS encoding biopolymer transporter ExbD: MRLRRRLTADDEAVPMASMADIAFLLIIFFMVTMVFSVDRGLLIELPQTAVQESVNLREIVLSITSEGRIQADGRFVSLAEVGPYVRAARAANPRGPVVVRSDRRVAYGTIADVMDELLQAGVRDVALPTAAEGDSR; the protein is encoded by the coding sequence TTGAGGCTTAGGCGGCGCCTTACGGCCGACGACGAGGCGGTGCCCATGGCGTCGATGGCCGACATCGCCTTCCTGCTCATCATCTTCTTCATGGTCACCATGGTGTTCAGCGTGGACCGGGGCCTGTTGATCGAGCTGCCCCAGACGGCGGTGCAGGAGTCGGTGAACCTGCGGGAAATCGTCCTGAGCATCACCTCGGAGGGGCGGATCCAGGCCGACGGGCGCTTCGTGTCCCTGGCGGAGGTGGGCCCTTACGTGCGCGCGGCCCGGGCCGCCAACCCGAGGGGTCCCGTGGTGGTGCGCAGCGACCGGCGGGTGGCCTACGGCACGATCGCCGACGTGATGGACGAGCTCTTGCAGGCGGGGGTGCGCGACGTGGCGCTGCCCACGGCCGCGGAGGGGGACTCCCGGTGA
- a CDS encoding MotA/TolQ/ExbB proton channel family protein produces the protein SQVATGISEALITTAAGLAVAIPVFFAHSLFVGKVNRFVMELEEGSIRFLDALAEAEERQARSLLREQIGGEYLEA, from the coding sequence TCCCAGGTGGCCACGGGCATCTCCGAGGCCCTCATCACCACGGCCGCGGGCCTGGCGGTCGCCATCCCCGTCTTCTTCGCCCACTCTCTCTTCGTGGGCAAGGTCAACCGCTTCGTGATGGAGCTCGAAGAGGGCTCCATCCGCTTCCTCGACGCCCTCGCGGAGGCAGAGGAGCGCCAGGCCCGCAGCCTCCTGCGCGAGCAGATCGGGGGGGAGTACCTTGAGGCTTAG
- a CDS encoding MotA/TolQ/ExbB proton channel family protein — translation MLEFFQKGGPAMYPLLALSIAGAAVVVERILVLYRARTHTESFMARVAAALEAQRYDDALAVARGGSGAMARMLAAGIEKIRRGRAEVERAIQARGDLEVGKLERGLALLQAVAKTAPLVGFFGTVSGMIKAFESMGQAGLGDPSQVATGISEALITTAAGLAVAIPVFFAHSLFVGKVNRFVMEL, via the coding sequence ATGTTGGAGTTCTTCCAGAAGGGCGGCCCGGCCATGTACCCGCTGCTGGCCCTTTCCATTGCGGGGGCAGCGGTGGTGGTGGAGCGGATCCTGGTGCTGTACCGCGCACGAACCCACACCGAGTCGTTCATGGCCCGGGTGGCGGCGGCCCTGGAGGCCCAGCGCTACGACGACGCCCTGGCCGTGGCCCGGGGGGGAAGCGGGGCCATGGCCCGGATGCTGGCCGCGGGCATCGAGAAGATCCGCCGGGGACGGGCGGAGGTGGAGCGGGCCATCCAAGCCCGGGGGGACCTGGAGGTGGGAAAGCTCGAGAGGGGCCTGGCGCTGCTCCAGGCCGTGGCCAAGACCGCCCCCCTGGTGGGGTTCTTCGGCACGGTTTCCGGCATGATCAAGGCCTTCGAGTCCATGGGCCAGGCGGGCCTGGGCGACCCCTCCCAGGTGGCCACGGGCATCTCCGAGGCCCTCATCACCACGGCCGCGGGCCTGGCGGTCGCCATCCCCGTCTTCTTCGCCCACTCTCTCTTCGTGGGCAAGGTCAACCGCTTCGTGATGGAGCTCG